The sequence CACGCCATGCTGATCCCGTCCGGCGACGACGCCGCGATGGCTCTGGCCGACAACTTCGGCGCCGGGGACACCGCGGACGCGCGGATCGCCGATTTCGTGCGCCAGATGAACGCCGAGGCCCAGCAACTGGGCCTGACCGGCACGCACTTCGACAGCTTCGACGGCATCTCGCACGGCAACAACCTCGGCACCGCCCGCGACCTGGCCAAGCTCGGCCAGCGCGCCATGCTGAAGCCGGTGTTCGCCGACATCGTGAAGAACAAGCAGTTCAAGGCCGAGGCCCCGGCCGCCAACGGCCACACCCGGTACTACACCTGGGACACCACCAACACGCTGCTGAGCAGCTACGACGGTGCCCTGGGCATCAAGACGGGCAGCGGCCCGGAGGCCGGCTACGCCCTCGTCTTCGCCGCCGAGCGCGACAACCGAACCCTGGTCGGCGCGATCCTCAAGGACAGCGACGACAAGAGCCGCTTCGACGACGCCACCAAGATGCTCGACTGGGGCTTCGCCCACTGAACGAGTAGCGAGAGCGTGCGAGAGACGAAGCCCTGCCGGAGCACTCCGGCAGGGCTTCGTCGTGGGGCGGGCCACGACGGCGTGCAGCGTGTGACGCAGGACATGCAACCCGCCGGCGGTCCGGCGTGGTCCCTGAGGCGTGCTGCACTCTTCTTCTCTCCCTGCCGCCACCGGCGTGCCGACGGCCGGCACCGTCGACCTGACGGTGGTGGTGCCCGCGTACAACGAGGAGCACCGGCTGCCTCGGACCCTCGATGCGATCTGCCGCTATCTGCGTTCCTCGCCCGGCCGGCACGCCGACTGGGAGCTGATCGTCGTCGACGACGGTTCCACGGACGCCACCGCGGCCGCTGTCCGCGAGGCGGCGGCGGCCGAGCCGCGGATCCGGCTGGTGGGGTCGCCGTCGGGCCCCGGACTGCCTGCCTCGCCCGCGCGCAACCACGGCAAGGGCCACGCGGTGCGCCTGGGTGTGCTCGCCTCGCGGGGCGGCCGGGTGCTGGTGACCGACGCCGACCTGGCCACTCCCATCGAGGAAGTGGCCTTCCTGCACGACCAGCTCGACGCGGGGCACGCCGCCGCGATCGGTTCCCGCGCACAGGCGGGCGCACAGGTCGAGGTGTGCCAGCATCCGCTGCGGAAGCTGCTCGGCCGGGTGGGAAACGGGGTGATACGGGCGGTCGCCGTGCCCGGTGTCCGTGATACGCAGTGTGGCTTCAAGCTCTTCGACGGCGACCGGGCACGCGCGGTCTTCGGGCGTTCGCGGGTCGACGGCTGGGGCATCGACGTCGAGATTCTGCGGATGTTCCACGAGGCGAAGTGGCCGGTCGCCGAGGTGCCGGTGCGCTGGGCGCACCAGGCGGGGTCCAAGGTGCGCGCGCTGGACTACGCCGGAGTACTCCTGGAGCTGGTGCGGCTGCGGGCGCGCGGCGCCCTGCGAAGGATGCGGCCCGCCGACCGGGTGGTGGTGCTCGGCTATCTGCTGGCGTCCGTATGGCTCTTCAAGGGGTTGTGGGACGACCCCGGCGGGAGCTATCTGACCGACAGCGGGCAGGACCAGAACCAGTGGGAGTGGTTCTTCGCGGTCACCGCGCACCATGTCTTCGGGCTGCACGACCCGTTCTTCACCACCCTGCAGAACCATCCGCTGGGTGTGAACCTGATGGCGAACACCGCCATGCTCGGGCTGTCCGTCCCGCTCGCACCCGTCACCGCGCTCTTCGGGCCCGCCGTGACCTGGGCGCTGGTGCTGACCGGCGGCCTGGCCGCGACCGCGGCCGCCTGGTACTGGCTGCTCCTCAAGCGATGCGTACGGTCGCGCCGGGCAGCCGCGCTCGGCGGGGCCCTGTGTGCCTTCGCGCCGCCGATGATCTCGCACGCCAACGCGCACCCGAACTTCGCCGTGCTGTTCATGATGCCGCTCATCACCGACCGGCTGCTGAGGCTGTGCGCGGTGCGCGGCAAGGACGGTGCCGGCAAGGACGGTGCCGGCGAGGGCTGTCGTGGCCATGACGGTGGCGGCAAGCACGGCGGCGGCCATGACGAAAGTGGCGGAACCACTCGTCGTCGTACCGTCCGGGACGGTGTGGTCCTCGGCCTCCTCCTGACCTACCAGATCTTCCTCGGTGAAGAGGCCCTGCTGCTGGCAGCCATCGGCCTGCTGCTCTTCGCGGTGGGCTACGCGGCCGCGCGCCCCGCCGTCATCCGGACGGTCTGGCGCGCCCTGGCCCGCGGCCTGGCCGTCGCCGCGGGTGTCTGTTTGCTGCTGCTCGCCTACCCGCTCGGCCGGCAGTTCTTCGGCGCCCAGAGCTATACCGGTGTGCTGCACGGCCCGACGGGCAACTCGCCGCGTGCGCTGGTGGAGTTCGCGGGCCGCTCGCTGGCGGGGAACCCGGCCACGGCCGACGCCCTCGCCCTCAACCGCACCGAGCAGAACGCCTTCTTCGGCTGGCCGCTGGTCGCACTGACCGTTGTGGTGGTCGTGTGGCTGTGGCGCGATCCCCGGGCCCGGGGGCTGGCGACGGCCGCCTTCGGGGCGGTGCTGCTGTCCCTGGGCCGCACGATTCCGGTGCCGGGCACGGACGTCACGCTGCCGGGGCCATGGCGGCTGCTCCACGACC is a genomic window of Streptomyces sp. Edi2 containing:
- a CDS encoding dolichyl-phosphate beta-glucosyltransferase, which produces MHSSSLPAATGVPTAGTVDLTVVVPAYNEEHRLPRTLDAICRYLRSSPGRHADWELIVVDDGSTDATAAAVREAAAAEPRIRLVGSPSGPGLPASPARNHGKGHAVRLGVLASRGGRVLVTDADLATPIEEVAFLHDQLDAGHAAAIGSRAQAGAQVEVCQHPLRKLLGRVGNGVIRAVAVPGVRDTQCGFKLFDGDRARAVFGRSRVDGWGIDVEILRMFHEAKWPVAEVPVRWAHQAGSKVRALDYAGVLLELVRLRARGALRRMRPADRVVVLGYLLASVWLFKGLWDDPGGSYLTDSGQDQNQWEWFFAVTAHHVFGLHDPFFTTLQNHPLGVNLMANTAMLGLSVPLAPVTALFGPAVTWALVLTGGLAATAAAWYWLLLKRCVRSRRAAALGGALCAFAPPMISHANAHPNFAVLFMMPLITDRLLRLCAVRGKDGAGKDGAGEGCRGHDGGGKHGGGHDESGGTTRRRTVRDGVVLGLLLTYQIFLGEEALLLAAIGLLLFAVGYAAARPAVIRTVWRALARGLAVAAGVCLLLLAYPLGRQFFGAQSYTGVLHGPTGNSPRALVEFAGRSLAGNPATADALALNRTEQNAFFGWPLVALTVVVVVWLWRDPRARGLATAAFGAVLLSLGRTIPVPGTDVTLPGPWRLLHDLPLFESVIESRMAMAAAPALGILLALACDRWDAQARPAGSTGRVAADDRALRAVGWAAVTAALLPIVPTPLATVDRAAVPSFIADGTWRASVPQGRTLVPVPLPDPAHTEALHWQTTAGLGFPLPGGYFNGPYGPDRTGIYGPVPRSTSALLSEVSRTGRTPDIGPAQRREARKDLRFWRAGAVVLVSQPGDQALRLTVQRLMGAPGRWIGGVWVWQVHGDTGAGSTAA